A region from the Canis lupus dingo isolate Sandy chromosome 9, ASM325472v2, whole genome shotgun sequence genome encodes:
- the CDR2L gene encoding cerebellar degeneration-related protein 2-like isoform X2 produces the protein MARGGRCPNPNCGNPEFLSSGPEDLHLAAELGKTLLERNKELEESLQQMYSTNEEQVQEIEYLTKQLDTLRHMNEQHAKVYEQLDLTARDLELTNQKLVLESKAAQQKIHGLTETIERLQAQVEELQAQVEQLRGLEQLRVRREKRERRRTIHTFPCLKELCTSPRCEDAFRLHSSSLELGPRPLEQENERLQTLVGVLRSQVSQERQRKERAEREYAAVLQEYSELERQLCEMEGCRLRVQELEAELLELQQMKQAKTYLLGREDHLAEALLAPLTQAPEADDPQPGSGDDSAAQDGVSSPAASPGHSVRKSCSDTALNAIVAKDPASRHAGNLTLHANSVRKRGMSILREVDEQYHALLEKYEELLSKCRQHGAGVRHAGVQTSRPISRDSSWRDLRGGEEGQGEARAGEKSLSQHVEAVDKRLEQSQPEYKALFKEIFSRIQKTKADINATKVKTHSSK, from the exons ATGGCAAGGGGAGGGAGGTGCCCGAACCCCAATTGTGGGAACCCAGAGTTCCTGAGTTCGGGCCCTGAAG ACTTGCACTTGGCCGCGGAGCTGGGAAAGACACTGCTGGAGAGAAACAAGGAGCTGGAGGAGTCTCTGCAGCAGATGTACTCCACCAATGAGGAGCAAGTGCAGGAGATTGAG TACCTAACCAAGCAGCTGGACACGCTGCGGCACATGAATGAGCAGCATGCCAAAGTGTACGAGCAGCTGGACCTGACAGCCCGAGACCTGGAGCTGACCAACCAGAAGCTGGTGCTGGAGAGTAAGGCTGCCCAGCAGAAGATCCATGG GCTGACAGAGACCATCGAGCGCCTGCAAGCCCAAGTGGAGGAGCTACAGGCCCAGGTGGAACAGCTGCGGGGTTTGGAGCAGCTGCGAGTGCGACGGGAGAAGCGAGAACGCAGACGCACCATCCATACATTCCCCTGCCTCAAGGAGCTGTGTACCAGCCCGCG GTGTGAGGATGCCTTCCGCCTGCACAGTTCCTCCTTGGAGCTGGGTCCACGGCCCCTGGAGCAGGAGAACGAGCGGCTGCAGACCTTGGTGGGTGTGCTGCGTTCCCAGGTGAGCCAGGAGCGGCAGCGCAAGGAGCGGGCGGAGCGCGAGTACGCGGCGGTGCTGCAGGAGTACTCGGAGCTGGAGCGGCAGCTGTGCGAGATGGAGGGTTGCCGCCTCCGCGTGCAGGAGCTGGAGGCCGAGCTGCTGGAGCTGCAGCAGATGAAGCAGGCCAAGACCTACCTGCTGGGCCGGGAGGACCACCTGGCCGAGGCCCTGCTCGCGCCCCTCACCCAGGCCCCCGAGGCCGATGACCCCCAGCCCGGCAGCGGGGATGACTCTGCTGCCCAGGATGGCGTCTCCTCTCCGGCCGCCTCCCCGGGCCACTCGGTTCGCAAGAGCTGCAGCGACACCGCGCTCAATGCCATCGTGGCCAAAGACCCAGCCAGCCGGCACGCGGGCAACCTCACGCTGCATGCCAACAGCGTGCGCAAGCGGGGCATGTCCATCCTGCGGGAGGTGGACGAGCAGTACCACGCCCTGCTCGAGAAGTATGAGGAGCTGCTGAGCAAGTGCCGGCAGCACGGCGCTGGGGTGCGGCATGCTGGCGTGCAGACCTCACGGCCCATCTCCCGAGACAGCTCGTGGAGAGACCTTCGTGGGGGTGAAGAGGGCCAGGGGGAGGCCAGGGCAGGTGAGAAGAGCCTGAGCCAGCACGTGGAGGCCGTGGACAAGCGGCTGGAGCAGAGCCAGCCAGAGTACAAGGCGCTTTTCAAAGAGATCTTTTCCAGGATCCAGAAGACCAAGGCCGACATCAATGCCACCAAAGTCAAGACGCACAGCAGCAAGTGA
- the CDR2L gene encoding cerebellar degeneration-related protein 2-like isoform X3 yields MYSTNEEQVQEIEYLTKQLDTLRHMNEQHAKVYEQLDLTARDLELTNQKLVLESKAAQQKIHGLTETIERLQAQVEELQAQVEQLRGLEQLRVRREKRERRRTIHTFPCLKELCTSPRCEDAFRLHSSSLELGPRPLEQENERLQTLVGVLRSQVSQERQRKERAEREYAAVLQEYSELERQLCEMEGCRLRVQELEAELLELQQMKQAKTYLLGREDHLAEALLAPLTQAPEADDPQPGSGDDSAAQDGVSSPAASPGHSVRKSCSDTALNAIVAKDPASRHAGNLTLHANSVRKRGMSILREVDEQYHALLEKYEELLSKCRQHGAGVRHAGVQTSRPISRDSSWRDLRGGEEGQGEARAGEKSLSQHVEAVDKRLEQSQPEYKALFKEIFSRIQKTKADINATKVKTHSSK; encoded by the exons ATGTACTCCACCAATGAGGAGCAAGTGCAGGAGATTGAG TACCTAACCAAGCAGCTGGACACGCTGCGGCACATGAATGAGCAGCATGCCAAAGTGTACGAGCAGCTGGACCTGACAGCCCGAGACCTGGAGCTGACCAACCAGAAGCTGGTGCTGGAGAGTAAGGCTGCCCAGCAGAAGATCCATGG GCTGACAGAGACCATCGAGCGCCTGCAAGCCCAAGTGGAGGAGCTACAGGCCCAGGTGGAACAGCTGCGGGGTTTGGAGCAGCTGCGAGTGCGACGGGAGAAGCGAGAACGCAGACGCACCATCCATACATTCCCCTGCCTCAAGGAGCTGTGTACCAGCCCGCG GTGTGAGGATGCCTTCCGCCTGCACAGTTCCTCCTTGGAGCTGGGTCCACGGCCCCTGGAGCAGGAGAACGAGCGGCTGCAGACCTTGGTGGGTGTGCTGCGTTCCCAGGTGAGCCAGGAGCGGCAGCGCAAGGAGCGGGCGGAGCGCGAGTACGCGGCGGTGCTGCAGGAGTACTCGGAGCTGGAGCGGCAGCTGTGCGAGATGGAGGGTTGCCGCCTCCGCGTGCAGGAGCTGGAGGCCGAGCTGCTGGAGCTGCAGCAGATGAAGCAGGCCAAGACCTACCTGCTGGGCCGGGAGGACCACCTGGCCGAGGCCCTGCTCGCGCCCCTCACCCAGGCCCCCGAGGCCGATGACCCCCAGCCCGGCAGCGGGGATGACTCTGCTGCCCAGGATGGCGTCTCCTCTCCGGCCGCCTCCCCGGGCCACTCGGTTCGCAAGAGCTGCAGCGACACCGCGCTCAATGCCATCGTGGCCAAAGACCCAGCCAGCCGGCACGCGGGCAACCTCACGCTGCATGCCAACAGCGTGCGCAAGCGGGGCATGTCCATCCTGCGGGAGGTGGACGAGCAGTACCACGCCCTGCTCGAGAAGTATGAGGAGCTGCTGAGCAAGTGCCGGCAGCACGGCGCTGGGGTGCGGCATGCTGGCGTGCAGACCTCACGGCCCATCTCCCGAGACAGCTCGTGGAGAGACCTTCGTGGGGGTGAAGAGGGCCAGGGGGAGGCCAGGGCAGGTGAGAAGAGCCTGAGCCAGCACGTGGAGGCCGTGGACAAGCGGCTGGAGCAGAGCCAGCCAGAGTACAAGGCGCTTTTCAAAGAGATCTTTTCCAGGATCCAGAAGACCAAGGCCGACATCAATGCCACCAAAGTCAAGACGCACAGCAGCAAGTGA
- the CDR2L gene encoding cerebellar degeneration-related protein 2-like isoform X1 — MRRAAGMEDFSTEEEEPWYDQQDLEQDLHLAAELGKTLLERNKELEESLQQMYSTNEEQVQEIEYLTKQLDTLRHMNEQHAKVYEQLDLTARDLELTNQKLVLESKAAQQKIHGLTETIERLQAQVEELQAQVEQLRGLEQLRVRREKRERRRTIHTFPCLKELCTSPRCEDAFRLHSSSLELGPRPLEQENERLQTLVGVLRSQVSQERQRKERAEREYAAVLQEYSELERQLCEMEGCRLRVQELEAELLELQQMKQAKTYLLGREDHLAEALLAPLTQAPEADDPQPGSGDDSAAQDGVSSPAASPGHSVRKSCSDTALNAIVAKDPASRHAGNLTLHANSVRKRGMSILREVDEQYHALLEKYEELLSKCRQHGAGVRHAGVQTSRPISRDSSWRDLRGGEEGQGEARAGEKSLSQHVEAVDKRLEQSQPEYKALFKEIFSRIQKTKADINATKVKTHSSK; from the exons ATGCGGAGAGCCGCCGGCATGGAGGACTTCTccacggaggaggaggagccctGGTACGACCAGCAGGACCTGGAGCAGG ACTTGCACTTGGCCGCGGAGCTGGGAAAGACACTGCTGGAGAGAAACAAGGAGCTGGAGGAGTCTCTGCAGCAGATGTACTCCACCAATGAGGAGCAAGTGCAGGAGATTGAG TACCTAACCAAGCAGCTGGACACGCTGCGGCACATGAATGAGCAGCATGCCAAAGTGTACGAGCAGCTGGACCTGACAGCCCGAGACCTGGAGCTGACCAACCAGAAGCTGGTGCTGGAGAGTAAGGCTGCCCAGCAGAAGATCCATGG GCTGACAGAGACCATCGAGCGCCTGCAAGCCCAAGTGGAGGAGCTACAGGCCCAGGTGGAACAGCTGCGGGGTTTGGAGCAGCTGCGAGTGCGACGGGAGAAGCGAGAACGCAGACGCACCATCCATACATTCCCCTGCCTCAAGGAGCTGTGTACCAGCCCGCG GTGTGAGGATGCCTTCCGCCTGCACAGTTCCTCCTTGGAGCTGGGTCCACGGCCCCTGGAGCAGGAGAACGAGCGGCTGCAGACCTTGGTGGGTGTGCTGCGTTCCCAGGTGAGCCAGGAGCGGCAGCGCAAGGAGCGGGCGGAGCGCGAGTACGCGGCGGTGCTGCAGGAGTACTCGGAGCTGGAGCGGCAGCTGTGCGAGATGGAGGGTTGCCGCCTCCGCGTGCAGGAGCTGGAGGCCGAGCTGCTGGAGCTGCAGCAGATGAAGCAGGCCAAGACCTACCTGCTGGGCCGGGAGGACCACCTGGCCGAGGCCCTGCTCGCGCCCCTCACCCAGGCCCCCGAGGCCGATGACCCCCAGCCCGGCAGCGGGGATGACTCTGCTGCCCAGGATGGCGTCTCCTCTCCGGCCGCCTCCCCGGGCCACTCGGTTCGCAAGAGCTGCAGCGACACCGCGCTCAATGCCATCGTGGCCAAAGACCCAGCCAGCCGGCACGCGGGCAACCTCACGCTGCATGCCAACAGCGTGCGCAAGCGGGGCATGTCCATCCTGCGGGAGGTGGACGAGCAGTACCACGCCCTGCTCGAGAAGTATGAGGAGCTGCTGAGCAAGTGCCGGCAGCACGGCGCTGGGGTGCGGCATGCTGGCGTGCAGACCTCACGGCCCATCTCCCGAGACAGCTCGTGGAGAGACCTTCGTGGGGGTGAAGAGGGCCAGGGGGAGGCCAGGGCAGGTGAGAAGAGCCTGAGCCAGCACGTGGAGGCCGTGGACAAGCGGCTGGAGCAGAGCCAGCCAGAGTACAAGGCGCTTTTCAAAGAGATCTTTTCCAGGATCCAGAAGACCAAGGCCGACATCAATGCCACCAAAGTCAAGACGCACAGCAGCAAGTGA